The Aspergillus oryzae RIB40 DNA, chromosome 5 genome segment TTGCCAGCAGCATTGGTCCATCCGTTGTTTGCCCACTTATAGATCCACTTTGTCATACACCCAATCGCATATCTGGAATCTGAATAGATCTTGACCTCCAGATATGGATTTGTGTCCAGCCTCTCGAATTTGTCCAGGGCTTTCTCCAGCGCAAAAATGATAGCCGTGATTTCAGCCCGCTGGTTTGTGGGTGGGGGATATCGCGGTAAGGAGCGTGTCCAACCGGTGCATTTTCCAAATCTGTTCTTGAAAACGACGGCTGCAGCACCGATGGCATCTGATCGTCCGTTGCGTCTACAGCCACCGTCGGTGTAGATTTCCATGATGTAAGGCATGCTGGCGTGGAGGGCTAGAGTCGAAGAGACGTGATGGATTCAATGTTATATACAAGTCTGAGTGATGTAGAGACTTCACTATCTCTCAGAAGGGTATGCGGGGTATAGATGTTCTCTAAAGCCATGCATATGAGAATGATACTTTCGGTCTTTGGTGATTCTCCTCACTTCCACTTTTGATATGTTCTGTCGCGTTTCAGCCTTTGTACAAGGTATGTTACAGAAAGGAGATAGTTGGACAGAAGTGTCGCCTCGGAAGTTAAGTGGTTTGGGGTAATGTTAATAGAGCTTTGTTTAGGTTCCCTTGCGACGCAGCGTTCGTGGGTACCGAAGTGGGGCATGAAATGAAGCTTCAGGTTGGAACAAATGATGATAACCCGCCTGATTACCTCATGAACCTTTCCAGCCAATGAGGTTGAGAACCGTAGATATGCAGGTGGGGCAGTTTCCAAATATTGAGACTATAAAGCTGATAGTCTTGATCCCCGATCTAGGGAGTGTTGAAGTCCTATTTATAATACCTACGAAACAAAGGAATCGGAGACAATGATCAGGCGCTCGGCCTAGAACTCGGCCCGGCGCGTTGTTTAACATGACATATCACCTCTTATACGTTCAGATTCAAAATCTGACATGTCGGTATCCCCAGATTATCTTCGCTTAGATATTCCTCAGCTAGGGAAGGATATATAGACAGATCGGTATGCATACAAACGCTTAGCATTCCAGGAATAGTAAAATCCAAACCAGAGACTAgttcttgtccttgttcttatTCTTCCTTATTACTCCGAAGACCATTCATATCTGAGGTTTGCCCCCCCTATCGACACGAGTTTATTATTGAAAGTAGGGCTGTTAGGCTAAGCGACTGTTCTTCGGTCCGGACTGATTGTACACGGCAGACTGCGCATTATGTGCGTGCGACCGGGGTTTATTCATGCATCTGGAGCCAGGTATACTGTACGGCTTCTGGGCCGAATTACTATCCAATCCGTAACCCTATTAGCCACTTTAAACAGTCCTCTACGAAACAACAACTCCCTCAAGGACGAAACGCCTTGGCTCTCCTGGAATAAGgctttatcttcttcatttcgGACATAAGCAATGTTACCTCATTACATGAATTGCATATGTTTCATGTATTGTACTGTAGCGAGCCAAGTCACCATGGTCATCAGTAGCTTGTGGTATACTGCCCCAATAAAGAAACAGTTGTGAATTAGTATTCAAATTGGTCTATATTGCTGATTTACTCAGTTATGAATGTATCCAAGGAAGCCCCAACACGTACAATAGGGGGAATCGGAGGCTCGCTTTCTAAATTTACATCCAGGACCGCTGGACATTCTGCATCTAAAAGCCACTTCATGCTATTTCAAGctcttcaagaagatgacatCGACGCGTTTCACAGCCGAAACTCTGCGCTAGAGTCACAAAGTCAGGATTTTTCAAATGTGAAATGCCACTCAGCCATTATAATATGTTTGCTGATACTGCA includes the following:
- a CDS encoding ribonuclease H family protein (predicted protein), producing the protein MPYIMEIYTDGGCRRNGRSDAIGAAAVVFKNRFGKCTGWTRSLPRYPPPTNQRAEITAIIFALEKALDKFERLDTNPYLEIERGRRRGVYLDSEGGESEGG